The following coding sequences lie in one Myxococcus virescens genomic window:
- the pgm gene encoding phosphoglucomutase (alpha-D-glucose-1,6-bisphosphate-dependent), which translates to MAHPLAGKPPPEDFLIDPEKLRAAYFSGRPDVGVAEQRVAFGTSGHRGSSARNSFNEGHILAVTQAICEYRQQQGIDGPLFLGMDTHALSSPAQQTALEVLAANGVQVRFTDGATPTPVISHAILTYNRGRTAGLADGIVITPSHNPPEDGGIKYNPPNGGPADTNVTSVIEKRANALLGAGNVGVQRIPHERARTAATVKPYDFITPYVEDLGTVIDMEALRGAKLRIGADPLGGSNVAYWEPIATRYGLNLHVVNPTVDPTFRFMPLDHDGKIRMDCSSPHAMANLVRLKDAYDIAFGNDADSDRHGIVTRSLGLMNPNHYLAVAIDYLYRNRPGWKPGTAVGKTLVSSSLIDRVAKDLGRRVVEVPVGFKWFVDGLLDGSLGFGGEESAGASFLRRDGTVWTTDKDGIILDLLSVEILARTGKDPGEHYQSLAAKFGAPHYTRIDQPATAAQKAALKKLSPEAVKATTLAGEPILQRLTRAPGNDADIGGLKVVAENGWFAARPSGTEDVYKIYAESFRDEAHLQDILQEARAIVGEAFAST; encoded by the coding sequence ATGGCACACCCGCTCGCTGGCAAGCCCCCACCGGAAGACTTCCTCATCGACCCCGAGAAGCTGCGCGCCGCCTACTTCTCCGGCCGGCCCGACGTGGGCGTGGCCGAGCAGCGCGTCGCCTTCGGCACCTCCGGGCACCGCGGCTCCTCCGCGCGCAACAGCTTCAACGAAGGCCACATCCTCGCGGTGACGCAGGCCATCTGCGAGTACCGCCAGCAGCAGGGCATCGACGGGCCGCTCTTCCTGGGAATGGACACCCACGCCCTCTCCTCCCCCGCGCAGCAGACGGCGCTGGAGGTGCTGGCGGCGAACGGCGTCCAGGTGCGCTTCACCGACGGCGCCACGCCCACGCCCGTCATCTCCCACGCCATCCTCACGTACAACCGCGGCCGCACGGCGGGGCTCGCGGACGGCATCGTCATCACCCCGTCCCACAACCCGCCGGAAGACGGTGGCATCAAGTACAACCCGCCCAACGGCGGCCCCGCGGACACGAACGTCACCTCCGTCATCGAGAAGCGCGCCAACGCGCTGCTCGGCGCGGGCAACGTGGGCGTGCAGCGCATCCCCCACGAGCGCGCGCGCACCGCGGCCACGGTGAAGCCGTACGACTTCATCACCCCGTACGTGGAGGACCTGGGCACCGTCATCGACATGGAGGCCCTGCGCGGCGCGAAGCTGCGCATCGGCGCGGACCCGCTCGGCGGCTCCAACGTCGCGTACTGGGAGCCCATCGCCACGCGCTACGGGCTGAACCTGCACGTGGTGAACCCCACGGTGGACCCGACGTTCCGGTTCATGCCGCTGGACCACGACGGGAAGATTCGCATGGACTGCTCGTCCCCCCATGCCATGGCGAATCTGGTGCGCCTGAAGGATGCGTATGACATCGCGTTCGGCAACGACGCGGACTCGGACCGGCACGGCATCGTCACCCGCAGCCTGGGGCTGATGAACCCGAACCACTATCTGGCGGTCGCCATCGACTACCTCTATCGCAATCGGCCCGGCTGGAAGCCCGGCACCGCGGTGGGCAAGACCCTGGTGAGCAGCAGCCTCATCGACCGCGTTGCGAAGGACCTGGGCCGCCGCGTCGTCGAGGTGCCGGTGGGCTTCAAGTGGTTCGTGGACGGGCTGCTGGACGGCTCGCTCGGCTTCGGCGGCGAGGAGAGCGCTGGCGCGTCGTTCCTCCGCCGGGACGGCACGGTGTGGACCACGGACAAGGACGGCATCATCCTGGACCTGCTGTCGGTGGAAATCCTCGCGCGCACCGGGAAGGACCCCGGTGAGCACTACCAGTCCCTGGCGGCGAAGTTCGGTGCGCCGCACTACACGCGCATCGACCAGCCGGCCACCGCCGCGCAGAAGGCCGCGCTGAAGAAGCTGTCCCCGGAGGCGGTGAAGGCCACCACGCTGGCCGGTGAGCCCATCCTCCAGCGCCTCACCCGCGCGCCCGGCAACGACGCGGACATCGGCGGGCTCAAGGTGGTGGCGGAGAACGGCTGGTTCGCCGCGCGTCCCTCCGGCACCGAGGACGTCTACAAAATCTACGCGGAGAGCTTCCGCGACGAAGCCCACCTCCAAGACATCCTCCAGGAGGCGCGCGCCATCGTCGGCGAGGCGTTCGCGTCGACTTGA
- a CDS encoding DoxX family protein, producing the protein MKLVLLYVLALLMVGAGLNHFRAPRMYERIMPPYLPFHGPLVFWSGVAEVLLGVGLVIPQTSPLAARGLIALFIAVLPANLYMAQHPERFRKIPPALLWLRLPLQAVLILWAWWYT; encoded by the coding sequence GTGAAGCTCGTCCTTCTGTACGTGCTCGCCCTGCTGATGGTGGGCGCGGGGCTGAACCACTTCCGCGCCCCGCGCATGTACGAGCGCATCATGCCCCCGTACCTGCCCTTCCACGGACCGTTGGTGTTCTGGAGCGGCGTGGCGGAGGTGCTGCTGGGCGTGGGCCTGGTCATCCCCCAGACGAGCCCCCTGGCCGCCAGGGGCCTCATCGCCCTGTTCATCGCCGTCCTTCCGGCCAACCTCTACATGGCGCAGCACCCGGAGCGGTTCCGGAAAATCCCCCCGGCCCTGCTCTGGCTGCGGCTGCCCCTGCAGGCGGTCCTGATCCTCTGGGCCTGGTGGTACACCTGA
- the rpoZ gene encoding DNA-directed RNA polymerase subunit omega, which translates to MARVTVEDCLPLVDNRFALVLLGAKRARQLMAGARPILEQSKNKPPVLSLREVATGRVKFDRDVREALSGKYTGDEPK; encoded by the coding sequence ATGGCTCGCGTTACCGTCGAAGACTGCCTCCCCCTCGTCGACAACCGGTTCGCGCTGGTGCTGCTCGGCGCCAAGCGCGCGCGGCAGCTGATGGCGGGTGCCCGCCCCATCCTCGAGCAGTCCAAGAACAAGCCCCCCGTGCTGTCCCTGCGCGAGGTGGCCACCGGCCGCGTGAAGTTCGACCGCGACGTGCGCGAGGCGCTGTCCGGCAAGTACACGGGCGACGAGCCCAAGTAG
- a CDS encoding NUDIX hydrolase yields the protein MPREASAGGVVIRESAGHWEVAVIRPHGRTLWALPKGHVDPGESPEQTASREVREETGLSVSLMAPLGEIRYVYQFRGQRIFKRVHFFLFRYQEGELGPLPGPRIEVDEVRWVPVVQLVPLLGYKGEKAVASRAVRWLRSQGLLPEAPSPASIAGKEGG from the coding sequence ATGCCACGCGAGGCGTCCGCAGGAGGTGTCGTCATCCGGGAGAGCGCCGGCCACTGGGAGGTGGCCGTCATCCGTCCCCATGGCCGCACCTTGTGGGCGCTCCCCAAGGGGCACGTGGACCCAGGTGAGTCGCCGGAGCAGACGGCGAGCCGTGAGGTGCGTGAGGAGACGGGGCTGTCCGTGTCGCTCATGGCCCCGCTGGGCGAGATTCGCTACGTGTACCAGTTCCGCGGACAGCGCATCTTCAAGCGCGTCCACTTCTTCCTGTTCCGCTATCAGGAGGGAGAGCTGGGGCCGCTGCCGGGACCGCGCATCGAGGTGGACGAGGTGCGCTGGGTGCCGGTGGTCCAACTGGTGCCACTGCTGGGCTACAAAGGAGAGAAGGCCGTTGCCTCGAGGGCGGTGCGCTGGTTGCGCTCCCAGGGCCTGCTCCCCGAGGCCCCCTCCCCGGCGAGCATTGCCGGGAAGGAAGGGGGCTGA